The following proteins are encoded in a genomic region of Prochlorococcus marinus XMU1408:
- a CDS encoding TVP38/TMEM64 family protein has product MRKEKLRKFLLIALITGAFILLVFLIQTYGIEPLRSAVKEMGIWAPLGILLLRGISVILPALPSSVYSLLAGSLLGFKTGYLTIFMSDLIFCQLAFFIARNFGRAPVRKLVGEKAMQKIEGFNQNQLEGNFFLMTGLLMTGLFDFLSYALGIGGTRWRLFTPALIISLLISDSIIVAVGAGVSQGAGLMLGAALLGMFGLATIAGFNKNKTSLNQGGKQGNKN; this is encoded by the coding sequence TTGAGAAAAGAAAAATTACGAAAGTTCCTACTTATTGCATTAATAACAGGTGCCTTCATTTTACTAGTCTTCTTAATTCAGACTTATGGAATTGAACCATTAAGAAGTGCTGTTAAAGAGATGGGCATTTGGGCTCCTCTTGGGATCCTTTTACTAAGAGGCATAAGCGTAATCCTACCAGCACTACCTAGTTCTGTTTATTCACTTTTAGCTGGATCATTGCTTGGTTTTAAAACAGGCTATCTAACTATATTTATGTCTGACCTGATTTTTTGTCAGTTAGCATTTTTCATAGCTAGAAATTTCGGGCGAGCACCTGTTAGGAAGCTAGTTGGAGAAAAAGCTATGCAAAAAATTGAGGGCTTTAATCAAAATCAATTAGAGGGCAATTTCTTTCTAATGACTGGACTTCTAATGACTGGACTTTTTGATTTTTTAAGCTATGCACTGGGGATAGGGGGAACACGATGGAGACTCTTCACCCCTGCTTTGATAATAAGTTTATTAATTAGTGACTCAATAATTGTTGCTGTAGGAGCAGGAGTAAGTCAAGGTGCTGGTCTAATGCTCGGGGCAGCTTTGCTTGGAATGTTTGGTCTTGCTACCATAGCTGGATTCAATAAAAATAAGACCTCTTTAAATCAAGGAGGAAAGCAAGGCAATAAAAACTAG
- a CDS encoding UDP-glucuronic acid decarboxylase family protein: MAASPLKNLITGGAGFLGSHLVDRLMRSGEKVICLDNFFTGSEENIKHWIGHPYFELIPHDVTDPIKLDVDRIWHLACPASPIHYQFNPIKTAKTSFLGTYNMLGLARRVGARILFASTSEVYGNPEIHPQSEEYSGNVNPIGIRSCYDEGKRVAESLCYDYMRMHKIEIRIARIFNTYGPRMLLNDGRLISNLLIQSINGEDLTIYGNGYQTRSFCFIDDLIDSLILFMDSSNTGPMNLGNPEELSILEIANLIKSMSDKKVNIKFLKELEDDPFRRKPEISLANKELGWRPRIMFNEGLKITREYFQKKLTSGK, translated from the coding sequence ATGGCCGCATCTCCTTTAAAGAATTTGATTACTGGAGGTGCTGGATTTTTGGGGTCTCATTTGGTTGATCGGCTAATGAGATCTGGAGAAAAAGTTATATGCTTGGATAATTTTTTTACTGGGAGTGAAGAAAATATTAAACATTGGATTGGTCATCCATATTTTGAGCTCATACCTCATGATGTTACAGATCCAATTAAACTTGATGTTGATAGGATTTGGCATTTAGCTTGTCCAGCTTCCCCAATTCATTATCAATTTAACCCTATTAAAACAGCTAAAACTAGTTTTCTCGGAACCTATAATATGCTTGGATTGGCAAGAAGAGTTGGAGCTCGAATTTTATTCGCAAGTACTAGTGAAGTTTATGGAAACCCTGAAATACATCCTCAATCTGAAGAATATAGTGGAAATGTAAATCCCATAGGAATTCGTAGTTGCTACGATGAGGGTAAACGTGTTGCAGAATCATTATGTTATGACTATATGAGAATGCATAAAATAGAAATAAGAATTGCTAGAATATTTAATACATATGGTCCTAGAATGTTATTAAATGATGGAAGACTTATTAGTAACTTATTAATTCAATCAATAAATGGAGAGGATTTGACTATATATGGTAATGGATATCAAACCCGAAGTTTCTGTTTTATTGATGATTTGATTGATAGTTTAATTTTATTTATGGATTCTTCAAATACAGGACCTATGAATTTAGGCAATCCAGAAGAATTATCTATACTTGAAATAGCAAACTTGATAAAAAGTATGTCAGATAAGAAAGTAAATATCAAATTTTTAAAAGAATTAGAAGATGATCCTTTCAGAAGAAAACCTGAAATTAGTCTTGCAAATAAAGAATTGGGATGGCGACCTAGAATAATGTTTAATGAAGGATTAAAAATTACAAGAGAGTATTTTCAAAAGAAATTAACTTCTGGAAAATAA